A genome region from Nitrospiria bacterium includes the following:
- the prpC gene encoding 2-methylcitrate synthase — protein MSVKKPVMDRMGLRGVQAARSAICACGVEGMGLTYRGYNIIELATRSCFEEVAYLLLKGELPTSAQLNGYKEKLMELRGLPPTLKEVLERVPGSASPMDVLRTGCSMLGVLEPETGFGRQQEIADRLVAALPGMLAYWYHFTRKRKRIDTFSDESGHASHLLRLLVGEVPRPNHARALDVSMILYAEHELNASTFAARVCASTLSDFYSAVTAGIGSLRGPLHGGANEAAMELISRFKNPTEARAGIRALLGRKEKVMGFGHAVYRTSDPRNAAIKEWSRKLSEESGDRTLYDVSETIEKTMWEEKRLFPNLDFYSASVYHLIGIPTELYTPFFVCSRITGWAAHIMEQRADNRLIRPHAEYNGPPERPYLPIGLRI, from the coding sequence ATGAGCGTTAAAAAGCCCGTCATGGACCGTATGGGTCTCCGGGGTGTCCAGGCAGCCCGCAGCGCCATTTGCGCCTGCGGCGTGGAAGGAATGGGACTGACCTACCGGGGCTACAATATTATTGAACTGGCAACCCGGTCCTGTTTCGAGGAAGTCGCTTATCTGCTGCTCAAAGGCGAACTCCCCACATCCGCACAGTTGAACGGTTATAAAGAAAAGCTGATGGAACTTCGCGGCCTTCCGCCGACGCTCAAGGAGGTTCTTGAGCGCGTTCCGGGCTCGGCTTCGCCGATGGATGTTCTGCGGACCGGCTGTTCCATGCTCGGGGTGTTGGAACCGGAGACCGGCTTCGGCCGGCAACAGGAGATCGCCGACCGACTGGTGGCCGCACTTCCGGGCATGCTCGCCTACTGGTATCATTTTACCCGTAAGCGAAAGCGGATCGACACCTTCTCCGATGAAAGCGGTCATGCGAGCCATCTGCTTCGCCTTCTCGTCGGCGAGGTTCCTCGGCCGAACCACGCAAGGGCTCTCGACGTATCGATGATCCTGTACGCCGAACATGAATTGAACGCCTCGACCTTTGCGGCGCGGGTCTGCGCGTCGACTCTATCCGATTTCTATTCCGCCGTCACCGCCGGCATCGGCAGCTTGCGCGGTCCGCTTCATGGGGGGGCCAACGAAGCCGCGATGGAACTGATTTCCCGATTTAAAAATCCGACGGAGGCGAGGGCCGGTATTCGGGCGTTATTGGGACGCAAAGAGAAAGTGATGGGATTCGGTCACGCAGTCTACCGAACCTCGGATCCACGAAATGCCGCGATCAAGGAATGGTCCAGGAAACTCTCGGAGGAATCCGGCGATCGAACACTCTACGATGTATCCGAGACGATCGAGAAAACGATGTGGGAGGAGAAACGGTTATTCCCCAACCTGGATTTTTACTCGGCGTCTGTTTATCATCTTATCGGCATACCGACGGAGTTGTACACTCCGTTCTTCGTCTGCTCGCGTATCACGGGTTGGGCCGCCCACATCATGGAACAACGCGCGGACAATCGTTTGATTCGTCCCCATGCCGAGTATAACGGCCCTCCGGAGCGTCCTTATCTGCCGATTGGACTGCGCATCTGA